One Vicia villosa cultivar HV-30 ecotype Madison, WI linkage group LG5, Vvil1.0, whole genome shotgun sequence genomic window, tctaaacatcctaaataccagtacaaacctaacctaatacatattttcctatttgtaaacaccctaatatcaattttaagcatagatctaaaactcaaaatgcttaccgattgaagaggttggagtgctttttaatgtagtataggaagcttgttggagcctttgatgttgcCTTGGAAGTCTTTGAACAAAATTTCGCCtttggtgttgtttgatgttgaattagggtaaatgaataggggagggggagtgttttgttaaatctgcagaacgtgtcttatttcggaagttcatttccgaaatgctgttttcggaaatgaacttccgaaataagacaattttttttaaaaaaaaggcgctttcggagatgaacttccgaaaacacctttttcatgcatttcggaagtccatttccgaagtcaggggtagtatggggttttcaccagaggtggactagaaggtagggaggtggccaaagaaatttcctaaaattTTGTTATctataaaagtattttttaaattaactaaTACACATTCTAAACGAGTGTTATCTTTtaatgttataaaaataattaaaattttattaaaattttcttttatagaaacaataaaattatataaaataaagaaaagtttaGCCTCATAAAGGGTCTTGATCGGGCTGCTATAATTTAATTCTATAGCTTTTTAATTCACATTAAATAGACTTGTGtaatattatgattttttttacatattGAGATAGATTAAATGCTCTATGAATTTTTGCGtagaaattatataaaataatttataaatgtgTGCTTGTCAAAAAGTATAGATGTGTGTTTCTCCTAGTAGGACAAGGAAATTCAGAAATCTTAATAGGTATATTATGTTGTATGGTGGTTAGGACTTATCCACGACGGCAAGAAGTCATGTATTAGGGCGTTTTATGATGGTTTAGAAGTCTTGCTCATGTGAGGTAAGAGACTCCGTTATTGAATGGTGTGCTTAAGTATAAGCATATAAGGGGTGTGATCAATGTGAGTTAAGATATGTCCTCCTTTCATGGAAGGATGAGTATGTATATAGGCCTTTTAGGCCTAGGGATTGGCTAACCCTAACCTCTAGGGGGTAGTGGTGGACTCTCTCCTTTGACTAACGACATTACACACATCATTAGTGCCATGGACAAGCCAATGACATTTCCTAGGTGGTATCGCTATTGGGAGATGGTGTCCTAATTTAAAATAGTCATaaatataacactacatagtCCCTAAAGGACGAGGACTTTGCTAAAGACGAAGTGTTTTTAAAGCCaagtaaaatcaaattttaaatctcATAAATAAAGGAAACACcttatatttaatatttgattaTTAATGGAATAGTCGACATCCCTAAAAAATACTagcattatatttatattatataagttCGTTCTTCATTGGCTGCAAaatttgtcaaaataaataacAGTAACATACACAATCACAAATGTGGACGTGCCGGAGTGGTTATCGGGCATGACTAGAAATCATGTGGGCTTTGCCCGCGCAGGTTTGAATCCTGCCGTCcacgttttttatttattttattctccttatttaataaacttatcaaattttGATAAAATTACTATGCTACCAAATATGCCATCAAATGAATGAACATACATTTGTGCGCCATTATCACTTTGAATGTCCAAACTCTTGACCCCAATTACACCTACTCTGGTATGCAGCACACAGAGGAGAACAGACACTCCTACTAGACCAGGGAACAAGTAGCAAAGGCATGCTATGAAAACAATCATGCTACAAATTATATTATAGTTTCCAATGAATTTTCagtcaaaatatcaaaatttacaGCGTCAACAAAAGAATAGATACCCCTGTTACCAAGTCTTATTTATGAACATTTAGTGTATATTGACCAAGACATGTAAAGAATCCTAATCACATAAGAAAACTATTACAATTGTTACCAAGGTTTAAGGTCGCCGACAGGGCCAGCAGTCCAATTCAAGCTCTTCTCCCCTGGTTTCAAGAATACACTCCTGTCATGCGGCAACTTCCGTGCAAGTCCGTTTAGAACTTGATGGAAAGCGTCTCCAGGTTGCGCGGGTTGAGGGAATAGCATTGCTTGTTTCATGGAAGGGTTAGCAAGCAATCTTTGTTTCCTTAATATAACTTCTGGTGGGATCGATGTGAGTATGGTATCCAACTTAGGAACATCTTGCTCATCAACAAACACCCCGATCTCTTCCCACGGTATTGCATCGGCAAACGGAAGAACAATATCATCTGCAATAATAACAGGAATGCAACCAAATACCACAGCTTCAACCAATCTTGGGCTCCAAGGGGCCCATCCAAGTGGACATAGACAAAACACAGCTCGTTGCATGTCCTCGTAATATGTTGTTGGATGCTCCGTAGAAATGTCAAATAGTGGATTGTTCTTAAAATTCTCCCACACTGCTGCTCTTGCACCTCTGTAAAGATTGAAAATCACAGCCAGTTTTGTTTTGTTATAATAATATCTATACATGCACCGAAATTCATGCATACATCATAATTTTAGAACGAACCAATTTTAGATCATGAATATTGAATGTAATTCATCTAAACATGCTTAACCAAtttcaataataacaataaatacaATTATATGTTTACACAAATCAAAATCATTCTACAATTATTCGCATATATAATATGACGATAAGCTAAATGTTACATACTCAAACATCATTTAAAGTTTGAGCTTGTAACAAGACTCACCTTGCATAGTATCCACCTTCAGGATCATTTCCCACATCATAAAACAATCCTCGGAAGTACACAAAAATGGACCTGGGAGTCTTATCAGGAATCAAGTGGGAATGCATTTTCTGAGGTGGAGCATATGGAGGAACGGTAATTGAGCCCTCTTTCAAGCACACATGATTTCTCTGACCAAATGTTTGAACCAACGTAGCACGCCTTAGCATTGAAAGAATCCCTCTTTCAATTGCCTTCTCTTCCTGAAAcaaaatcataaaacaaaattCATGTTACATTGCCTACGCGTAACACATCTTTGAGTTTCAACCGTGATAAAAATAGTATTAGATCTCGTACTTGGTAATGAAAACACGCCCCGAAGTCATGAGGAACCACGAAGAAATGATCGGCCCCCTCAGTCCGATTCCAATAAGGCCAATTCGAAGAAACAAGCTGAATAGCACTCCGCATCATTCGTGGTGACTTAAACGGTAAAGGCAGCCCATTTGGAGTCAAGTCACAGGTTGTATAAACAGGAGTATAAAACCAATCCGCCTCTTCCGGATTAAAAGTCCGAACAGCACTCGATAACAGAAACCGGTGCATAAATATCTCAGCAGCAAACATATGCGCGAGACATCTCGGGTCTTTCTGCAAAATTTTCTTATTATATTTACTCGGAAGTTCATAAACAAAAACCTTCAACCTTCCAACCGGATCATCTTCCAATACATCACCAGCACTGCCTGAGATTCTCTCAGTAGGTTGATTCCTGTGAAGTTCCACGGCATTAACTGTAAAGAGAAAAGCAGCGGAAAGAAACCCTAATAAACTCAATTTTGAAAGATCCATTTTTGATGGGAAGAGAAAGTTACTGGTTGATTGATGCTAGTGAAAAAGAAGTAATGTGAGTAATATAAAGGAGTCAAATTTGGTCAAGAGAAGAAGGTTAAGACGTCGTTAGAGAAAGTGGTTGTGGGAGATTTCTTAGGAATTGGAGTTGAGGGGAATTAGCTGGAAGGAAAAGGAAATGGGTTTGTTGTGAGAAGCAACAGAGACAGATGAGAAGAGGGAGTGGATTTGGATTGAAGGAAGAAAGATGAAAATGGAAGagtgtggaagaagaagaaggtgaattTTGCAGGTAAAGTGAGGTAAATTGTTTGTGTGAAGTTTGATAACAAGTCAATGTCAAAAGACCATTTACGACCAAAATTCAACTCCTTCATGCTGTTGCCACGGCCCCTtgggttttaattttatttccgtAAATTTACCTAATTCAAAAAGTTGGATAAGTTACttcttttgtaaaatattttgaaaacaacaaataattgtagtatttaataaataattaaatatgttaaattaaattgtattatgtgattggttggagatccaactttttgtgatggttATATTGTTTATTCTCTTCACACTAAATTCCGTAATTGTCCTGTtactttggaaatgcatttccgaagttgaaaaaaagactgatttcggaaatacattttcgaaatcattttttttacgtaaaaaaaatatttcggaaatacatttctgaaatcaacatttcgaaaatgaacttctgaaatactgcgcgttatggtgtttaaacaaaacagccccCCACCAATTCCATTTTACCCTAAAactcaaatattttcaaaaatcttcccATTTGTGGTTGCTACTACACGAACTTGCTTTAAAGTTGCTCTACAACCTTCAAAGACTACTCAAAGGCTACATTCAAAGCTTCAAAATGGTAAGTTCTCACAAAGTTAAATTGTAGCATTGGTATTCAAattagggttgttagaaattagGATAATGATATAGGGTTAAGTTACTATTAGTCACTTAGGTTGTTTAGATAGGAGAGATATGATTTTGAAGCATTTAGGGGAAGAAATGGGTTTTCTGCAAAAATGGAGTcgcaggtgtttt contains:
- the LOC131603568 gene encoding probable beta-1,4-xylosyltransferase IRX10L encodes the protein MDLSKLSLLGFLSAAFLFTVNAVELHRNQPTERISGSAGDVLEDDPVGRLKVFVYELPSKYNKKILQKDPRCLAHMFAAEIFMHRFLLSSAVRTFNPEEADWFYTPVYTTCDLTPNGLPLPFKSPRMMRSAIQLVSSNWPYWNRTEGADHFFVVPHDFGACFHYQEEKAIERGILSMLRRATLVQTFGQRNHVCLKEGSITVPPYAPPQKMHSHLIPDKTPRSIFVYFRGLFYDVGNDPEGGYYARGARAAVWENFKNNPLFDISTEHPTTYYEDMQRAVFCLCPLGWAPWSPRLVEAVVFGCIPVIIADDIVLPFADAIPWEEIGVFVDEQDVPKLDTILTSIPPEVILRKQRLLANPSMKQAMLFPQPAQPGDAFHQVLNGLARKLPHDRSVFLKPGEKSLNWTAGPVGDLKPW